A genomic region of Halomonas aestuarii contains the following coding sequences:
- a CDS encoding DUF2167 domain-containing protein, whose protein sequence is MHKFGIILVVLTFSFSTLSHAKQENYPLSQAAIENEVANLPWETEPADYHLSKSNSSVYLPQGLALLRGDGARRFMYLSQGVEHPNIEATIINYDNLTQVTFAYQDSGYVSIDDWSEIDPDDLLEGIRKNTEKANEERIENGLPKLHVTDWLVKPVLDEKNYAAYWAILAEEGSGNVVNAVALNLGKKGFEKVTWVGTKEQYLNSDGFLETILDEHDFDQGFRYADYSTGDKVAAFGIATLVAATAGGKSKAGKTTLAAIGLAILAFMKKFFIVPIVLFFGGFWALVKKGFSSKASDHKKIGK, encoded by the coding sequence ATGCATAAATTCGGAATTATTTTAGTTGTATTAACATTTTCATTTTCGACACTGAGTCATGCGAAACAAGAAAATTACCCGCTCAGTCAGGCGGCAATCGAAAATGAAGTGGCGAACTTGCCATGGGAGACAGAGCCTGCCGATTACCATTTGTCAAAATCGAATAGCTCAGTTTACCTTCCTCAAGGTTTAGCGCTTCTAAGGGGGGATGGAGCCCGACGCTTCATGTATTTAAGTCAGGGTGTTGAGCACCCGAATATAGAGGCAACAATCATAAACTATGATAATCTCACACAGGTAACCTTTGCTTACCAAGACTCTGGGTATGTTAGTATTGATGATTGGAGTGAGATTGACCCCGATGATCTTTTGGAAGGAATAAGAAAGAACACGGAAAAAGCTAACGAAGAGAGGATTGAGAATGGTCTACCAAAATTACATGTGACGGATTGGCTTGTAAAACCAGTGCTAGATGAGAAAAATTATGCAGCTTATTGGGCAATTTTAGCCGAAGAAGGTAGTGGAAATGTAGTGAATGCAGTAGCCCTTAACTTGGGTAAAAAAGGTTTTGAAAAAGTAACTTGGGTAGGTACCAAAGAACAGTACCTTAATTCGGATGGCTTTCTAGAAACAATTTTGGATGAGCACGATTTTGATCAAGGTTTCCGCTATGCGGACTATTCAACAGGAGATAAAGTAGCTGCTTTCGGTATTGCAACTTTGGTAGCTGCTACGGCTGGCGGGAAGTCTAAAGCTGGAAAAACAACATTGGCGGCTATCGGCTTAGCAATACTCGCATTCATGAAGAAGTTTTTTATTGTGCCTATAGTGTTGTTTTTTGGTGGTTTTTGGGCGTTAGTGAAGAAAGGTTTTTCTAGCAAGGCTTCAGATCATAAGAAAATTGGCAAATAA
- a CDS encoding DUF2909 family protein — MLLKILIALVFLAMVISLAAGASFLIKDGGRSRRVLVSLKLRVGLAALLLALLFFGFYVGDLGG; from the coding sequence ATGTTACTCAAGATATTGATTGCCCTTGTCTTCCTCGCCATGGTGATCAGCCTGGCCGCCGGCGCGAGCTTCCTGATCAAGGACGGCGGACGCTCCCGTCGTGTCCTGGTCTCGCTCAAGCTGCGCGTGGGCCTGGCCGCGCTGTTGCTGGCCCTGCTGTTCTTCGGCTTCTACGTCGGCGACCTCGGTGGCTGA
- a CDS encoding DnaJ domain-containing protein: protein MGSANNLFSEFERELLTSENQLGASMLLILAWLASADGHIDAQEREQFQEIVSSSKTKISTEYVIKVASSGDTIALQLACEILAEEMKGERAILLIQLAIGMAMADGNISPEEVHIIRFLSDLVNVSSKALDALFIELTGHSCPDILDLSRKDAWSQKKKKSQEDSSRQSGHQEEQSYHSRGGSESGAYARDFSFKEANALGILGLEPGATKQDIKRSYRRMAQIHHPDRYISLGDEAVTAATSHFQKINDAYEYLMRYA, encoded by the coding sequence GTGGGGTCGGCAAACAACCTTTTCAGCGAATTCGAGAGAGAACTGCTCACAAGCGAAAATCAGCTCGGTGCGTCAATGCTTCTCATCTTAGCCTGGCTAGCGTCAGCCGATGGCCATATTGATGCGCAGGAGCGTGAGCAGTTCCAAGAGATCGTCAGCTCCTCCAAGACCAAAATCAGCACAGAATATGTCATCAAGGTTGCTTCCAGCGGCGACACCATCGCCTTGCAACTCGCGTGTGAGATTCTTGCGGAAGAGATGAAGGGGGAACGGGCCATCCTGTTGATCCAGTTAGCTATTGGAATGGCCATGGCGGATGGCAACATATCTCCTGAGGAAGTGCACATCATTCGCTTCCTTTCCGACCTGGTGAATGTATCTTCCAAGGCGCTCGATGCTCTTTTTATAGAGCTGACAGGACATAGTTGTCCCGACATTCTCGATCTGAGCCGGAAAGACGCATGGTCTCAAAAGAAGAAAAAGTCCCAAGAGGATAGTTCTCGCCAGTCGGGCCATCAAGAGGAGCAATCCTATCACTCACGGGGAGGGAGTGAGTCCGGCGCATACGCCAGAGATTTTTCATTCAAGGAAGCGAACGCCTTGGGTATTCTAGGGCTAGAACCGGGTGCCACCAAACAGGATATCAAAAGAAGTTATCGACGCATGGCACAGATCCATCATCCCGACCGCTATATTTCCCTTGGCGATGAGGCTGTTACTGCGGCAACATCGCACTTCCAAAAGATCAATGATGCTTATGAGTATTTGATGCGTTATGCGTAA
- the coxB gene encoding cytochrome c oxidase subunit II, translating into MRMLLVLAGGLASAALTPIALANGWNMPEGVTAVSRDIYSLHMIIFWICVIIGVIVFGAMFYSLFRYRHSRGAKAATFHEHTSVEVIWTAIPLLILVAMAVPATATLKTMYDASEADLDIMVTGQQWRWHYEYLGEDVAFTSNLGTPREQISGTSEKGENYLLEVDEPLVLPVGQKVRLLLTSDDVIHSWWVPDLAVKQDAIPGFVNENWVRIDEPGIYRGQCAELCGRNHGFMPVVVEAVEQEQFDEWMAGRKEAAQQEAMSADREWGMDELMARGEKAYGAVCSACHQPDGSGNPPAFPALAGNQALMDDREGHIDTVINGVSGAAMPAFRNTLSPVEIAAVITYERNAWGNETGDSVQPSEIAALIAGQGE; encoded by the coding sequence ATGCGCATGCTGCTCGTGTTGGCGGGAGGGCTGGCCTCCGCAGCCCTTACCCCGATTGCGCTGGCCAATGGCTGGAACATGCCGGAGGGCGTCACGGCGGTCAGCCGCGATATCTACTCCCTGCACATGATCATCTTCTGGATCTGCGTGATCATCGGGGTCATCGTCTTCGGCGCGATGTTCTATTCGCTCTTCCGCTACCGCCATTCGCGCGGTGCCAAGGCCGCCACCTTCCACGAGCACACGAGCGTCGAGGTCATCTGGACGGCGATCCCTTTGCTGATCCTGGTGGCCATGGCCGTGCCCGCCACCGCCACCCTCAAGACCATGTACGACGCCTCGGAAGCCGACCTCGACATCATGGTCACCGGTCAGCAATGGCGCTGGCACTACGAGTACCTGGGCGAGGATGTTGCCTTCACGTCCAACCTCGGCACGCCGCGCGAGCAGATCAGCGGAACCAGCGAGAAGGGCGAGAACTACCTCCTCGAGGTGGACGAGCCCCTGGTGCTGCCGGTAGGTCAGAAGGTGCGCCTGCTGCTGACGTCGGACGACGTCATCCACTCCTGGTGGGTGCCGGATCTCGCCGTCAAGCAGGATGCCATCCCCGGCTTCGTCAACGAGAACTGGGTGCGCATCGACGAGCCCGGCATCTACCGCGGCCAGTGTGCCGAGCTCTGTGGCAGGAACCATGGCTTCATGCCGGTGGTGGTCGAGGCCGTCGAGCAGGAGCAGTTCGACGAGTGGATGGCCGGGCGCAAGGAAGCGGCCCAGCAGGAGGCCATGAGCGCCGACCGGGAGTGGGGCATGGACGAGTTGATGGCGCGCGGCGAGAAGGCCTATGGCGCGGTGTGCTCGGCTTGCCACCAGCCGGATGGCAGCGGCAATCCCCCGGCCTTCCCCGCCCTGGCGGGCAACCAGGCACTGATGGATGACCGGGAGGGACACATCGACACCGTGATCAACGGGGTCTCTGGGGCCGCCATGCCGGCGTTCCGGAACACCTTAAGCCCGGTGGAGATCGCCGCGGTGATCACCTACGAGCGCAACGCCTGGGGCAACGAGACCGGCGACAGCGTACAACCGTCGGAAATCGCCGCGCTTATCGCCGGCCAGGGCGAATGA
- a CDS encoding DUF6804 family protein — translation MPLAVIYIAAAMLIFGAAPMPYGYYTLLRLVATIVFAWAAFETYGRKKQYLPWIFGLLALLFNPFVKIYLPKEIWAFIDIGAGFLLLMTKQNIYKMKKEKYN, via the coding sequence ATGCCATTAGCCGTGATCTACATCGCAGCTGCAATGCTTATCTTTGGTGCAGCGCCTATGCCATATGGCTATTATACTCTTCTCCGACTAGTAGCAACGATTGTGTTTGCCTGGGCTGCATTTGAAACCTACGGACGAAAAAAACAATACCTTCCGTGGATTTTTGGTCTGCTTGCGCTTCTTTTTAACCCCTTCGTGAAAATATATCTTCCAAAAGAGATATGGGCATTTATCGATATTGGCGCCGGTTTTCTCTTGCTGATGACTAAGCAGAATATATATAAGATGAAAAAGGAAAAATATAATTAG
- the cyoE gene encoding heme o synthase, which translates to MSDVMMERAAVGHLASWGWRDLYTLCKPRVVAVMLVCTLVGMLLAAPLPGAEAVVFGLVGIGLAASGAAAFNHVVDRRLDAMMLRTSRRPLATQRMPTALALGWAMLLSVCGIGLLAWQVNLLTAWLTLGSLIGYALIYTAFLKHATPQNIVIGGVAGAAPPLLGWTAVTGQLGPEPLLLMLIIFAWTPPHFWALAIHKRDEYARAGVPMLPVTHGEAFTRLQVWLYGWLTVAVTLLPFTIGMSGALYLVGVMALNLRFMVWNWRVWRGNDPKAPLAAFWFSIRYILGVFGILLLDHYAAAWMLAA; encoded by the coding sequence ATGTCTGACGTGATGATGGAGCGTGCGGCGGTCGGCCACCTCGCCAGCTGGGGCTGGCGTGACCTCTACACGCTGTGCAAGCCCCGGGTCGTGGCGGTGATGCTGGTCTGCACCCTGGTCGGCATGCTGCTGGCGGCTCCCCTCCCGGGCGCGGAGGCCGTGGTCTTCGGGCTGGTCGGCATCGGCCTGGCGGCCAGCGGGGCCGCGGCCTTCAACCATGTGGTCGACCGTCGCCTGGACGCCATGATGCTGCGCACGTCACGCCGGCCACTGGCGACCCAGCGCATGCCCACGGCGCTGGCGCTGGGCTGGGCGATGCTGCTCTCGGTCTGTGGCATCGGTCTGCTGGCCTGGCAGGTCAACCTGCTGACGGCCTGGCTGACCCTCGGCTCGCTGATCGGCTATGCGCTGATCTATACCGCCTTCCTCAAGCATGCCACGCCACAGAACATCGTCATCGGCGGGGTGGCGGGGGCGGCGCCGCCGCTGCTCGGCTGGACCGCGGTGACCGGGCAGCTCGGGCCCGAGCCGCTGCTGCTGATGCTAATCATCTTCGCCTGGACGCCACCCCACTTCTGGGCGCTGGCGATCCACAAGCGGGACGAGTATGCCCGGGCCGGCGTGCCGATGCTCCCGGTCACCCACGGTGAGGCCTTCACGCGACTCCAGGTATGGCTCTACGGCTGGCTGACGGTGGCGGTGACGTTGCTGCCCTTCACCATCGGCATGAGCGGGGCGCTCTACCTCGTCGGCGTGATGGCCCTCAACCTGCGCTTCATGGTCTGGAACTGGCGGGTCTGGCGGGGCAACGATCCGAAGGCGCCTCTGGCGGCCTTCTGGTTCTCCATCCGCTATATCCTGGGTGTCTTCGGCATTCTGCTGCTGGACCACTATG
- a CDS encoding cytochrome c oxidase assembly protein, which yields MSSRDQHATRQEGVRRTVTRTLVVLAGMFAFAFALVPLYDVFCDLTGLNGKTSARAQSLVDQEVDASRMVTMQFITRGSQGLPWHLEVDTRQIRLHPGQREEVFFTFRNNGDELTRARAVPSVSPSEASLHLRKLSCFCFQEQQLAAGEGLKAPLVFQLTRDLPPDIKTVTLVYTLYPVQPAQAEVSPHGPITEGDSA from the coding sequence ATGAGCAGTCGTGACCAGCACGCCACACGCCAGGAGGGGGTGCGGCGGACCGTGACCCGCACCTTGGTGGTGCTCGCCGGTATGTTTGCCTTCGCCTTCGCCCTGGTGCCGCTCTATGACGTCTTCTGCGACCTGACCGGCCTCAACGGCAAGACCAGCGCGCGGGCCCAGTCGCTTGTCGACCAGGAGGTCGATGCGTCGAGAATGGTCACGATGCAGTTCATCACCCGCGGCAGCCAGGGGCTGCCCTGGCACCTCGAGGTGGATACCCGCCAGATACGGCTGCACCCCGGGCAGCGCGAGGAGGTGTTCTTCACCTTCCGCAACAATGGCGACGAGTTGACGCGCGCCCGCGCGGTGCCCAGCGTCTCGCCGTCGGAGGCGTCGCTGCATCTGCGCAAGTTGAGCTGCTTCTGTTTCCAGGAGCAGCAGCTGGCGGCCGGTGAGGGGCTGAAGGCGCCCCTGGTGTTCCAGCTGACCCGAGACCTGCCGCCCGACATCAAGACGGTGACCCTGGTCTACACCCTCTATCCCGTTCAGCCGGCGCAGGCAGAGGTTTCGCCCCATGGGCCGATCACAGAAGGAGACAGCGCATGA
- the ctaD gene encoding cytochrome c oxidase subunit I: MASHLPPKPTPQHSTATAGGMAGAGHARPRWLMRWLLTTNHKEIGTLYLLFSLTMFFIGGIFALVVRAELFQPGLQLVQPEFFNQMTTMHGLIMVFGAIMPAFVGLANWMVPLQVGAPDMALPRLNNFSFWLLPVAFLLLLSTLLMPGGGPNFGWTFYAPLSTTYAPPSTSFFIFSLHLAGISSILGAINIIATILNLRAPGMRLMDMTLFVWTWLITAFLLIAVMPVLAGVITMMLMDINFGTSFFNAAGGGDPVLFQHLFWFFGHPEVYIMILPAFGIVSAIIPTFSRKRLFGYASMVYATAAIAILSFMVWAHHMFIVGLPLVAELFFMYTTMLIAVPTGVKVFNWVATMFRGSISFEPPMLFALAFVVQFTVGGFSGLMLAIAPADFQYHDTYFVVAHFHYVLVPGALFAILAGAYYWLPKWTGHYPSVRLSQWHFWLSVIGVNLTFFPMHFSGLAGMPRRIPDYALQFADFNMASSIGGFLFGASQLLFVLVIIKCVRGGEKAPAQAWEGAEDLEWSVPSPAPLHTFETPPEFHPQRH, encoded by the coding sequence ATGGCTTCCCACCTGCCTCCCAAGCCGACCCCGCAGCACAGCACGGCCACCGCCGGTGGCATGGCCGGTGCCGGGCATGCCCGGCCACGCTGGCTGATGCGCTGGCTGCTGACCACCAACCACAAGGAGATCGGGACCCTCTACCTGCTCTTCTCGCTGACCATGTTCTTTATCGGCGGGATCTTTGCCCTGGTGGTGCGTGCCGAACTGTTCCAGCCCGGCCTCCAGCTGGTGCAGCCCGAGTTCTTCAACCAGATGACCACCATGCACGGCCTGATCATGGTGTTCGGCGCCATCATGCCGGCCTTCGTTGGCCTGGCCAACTGGATGGTGCCGCTGCAGGTCGGTGCGCCCGACATGGCGTTGCCGCGTCTCAACAACTTCAGCTTCTGGTTGCTGCCGGTGGCCTTCCTGCTGCTGCTCTCGACCCTGCTGATGCCGGGGGGAGGTCCCAACTTCGGCTGGACCTTCTATGCGCCGCTCTCCACGACCTATGCGCCGCCGTCCACCAGCTTCTTCATCTTCTCGCTGCACCTCGCCGGGATCAGCTCGATCCTGGGCGCCATCAACATCATTGCCACCATCCTCAACCTGCGGGCCCCGGGGATGCGCCTGATGGACATGACGCTGTTCGTCTGGACCTGGCTGATCACCGCCTTCCTGCTGATCGCGGTGATGCCCGTGCTGGCCGGCGTGATCACCATGATGCTGATGGACATCAACTTCGGCACCAGCTTCTTCAATGCCGCCGGCGGCGGTGACCCGGTCCTCTTCCAGCACCTGTTCTGGTTCTTCGGCCATCCCGAGGTGTATATCATGATCCTGCCGGCCTTCGGCATCGTGTCGGCGATCATTCCCACCTTCTCCCGCAAGCGCCTGTTCGGTTACGCCTCCATGGTCTATGCCACGGCGGCCATCGCGATCCTCTCCTTCATGGTCTGGGCGCACCACATGTTCATCGTGGGCCTGCCGCTGGTGGCCGAGCTGTTCTTCATGTACACCACGATGCTGATCGCCGTGCCGACCGGGGTGAAGGTGTTCAACTGGGTGGCCACGATGTTCCGCGGCTCGATCAGCTTCGAGCCGCCCATGCTGTTCGCCCTGGCCTTCGTGGTGCAGTTCACCGTCGGCGGTTTCTCCGGGCTGATGCTGGCCATCGCGCCCGCCGACTTCCAGTACCACGACACCTATTTCGTGGTGGCGCACTTCCACTACGTGCTGGTTCCCGGCGCGCTCTTCGCGATTCTCGCCGGCGCCTACTACTGGCTGCCCAAGTGGACCGGCCACTACCCCTCGGTGCGCCTGTCCCAGTGGCACTTCTGGCTGTCGGTCATCGGCGTGAACCTGACCTTCTTCCCGATGCACTTCTCGGGCCTGGCCGGCATGCCGCGACGTATCCCCGACTATGCGCTGCAGTTTGCCGACTTCAACATGGCCTCGAGCATCGGCGGCTTCCTGTTCGGTGCCTCCCAGCTGCTCTTCGTGCTGGTGATCATCAAGTGCGTGCGTGGCGGCGAGAAGGCCCCCGCCCAGGCCTGGGAGGGTGCCGAAGACCTCGAGTGGAGCGTGCCCAGCCCGGCGCCGCTGCACACCTTCGAGACGCCCCCGGAGTTTCATCCCCAGCGCCACTGA
- a CDS encoding COX15/CtaA family protein, giving the protein MVSSALTAGQDSRQRWLVRLSFVGVVFTALVVLVGAWTRLVDAGLGCPDWPGCYGALVVPDAERALAHSPEVPLESAKAWMEMVHRYLASTLGLLVIGLVVLGARWRRAAGYPWRTSLALLAVILVQGAFGAFTVTLKLWPQVVTLHLLGGLSVMVLFLWLHLRLRRFRPGESLEVTRRHLTPLWGLALLLLVAQLALGGWTSSNYAGIACQGFPTCNGQWWPTMDWSEGFHLTQTVGPNYLHGQLHAEARSAIQVGHRLGAMALGISLILLAMRYRGTAGMRPWLLLLVGAYGTQLVLGVANVLAWLPLWLALLHTAGAVALVVAMTLALWHWRWSTVSAGVVSMGVSATNEELAHV; this is encoded by the coding sequence ATGGTCAGTAGCGCGTTGACAGCAGGGCAGGACAGCCGCCAGCGCTGGCTGGTGAGGCTGAGCTTCGTCGGGGTGGTCTTCACCGCCCTGGTGGTGCTGGTGGGGGCCTGGACCCGGCTGGTGGATGCCGGCCTCGGCTGCCCCGACTGGCCCGGCTGCTATGGCGCCCTGGTGGTGCCGGATGCCGAGCGTGCCCTGGCCCACTCCCCGGAGGTGCCCCTGGAGTCCGCCAAGGCCTGGATGGAGATGGTGCATCGCTATCTGGCCTCCACCCTGGGCCTGCTGGTCATCGGCCTGGTCGTGCTGGGCGCGCGCTGGCGTCGCGCGGCGGGCTATCCGTGGCGCACCAGCCTGGCGCTGCTCGCCGTGATCCTGGTGCAGGGCGCCTTCGGGGCCTTCACCGTGACGCTCAAGCTGTGGCCCCAGGTGGTCACCCTGCACCTGCTGGGCGGGCTCAGCGTGATGGTGCTCTTCCTGTGGCTGCATCTTCGCCTGCGTCGGTTCAGGCCCGGGGAAAGCCTCGAGGTGACCCGAAGACACCTGACGCCGCTGTGGGGCTTGGCCCTGCTGCTGCTGGTCGCCCAGCTGGCGCTGGGCGGCTGGACCTCGAGCAACTATGCCGGGATCGCCTGTCAGGGCTTTCCCACCTGCAACGGCCAGTGGTGGCCGACCATGGACTGGAGCGAGGGCTTCCATCTGACCCAGACGGTGGGGCCCAATTACCTGCATGGCCAGTTGCACGCCGAGGCCCGCAGCGCCATCCAGGTCGGTCATCGGCTGGGGGCCATGGCGCTGGGCATCAGTCTGATCCTGCTGGCCATGCGTTACCGGGGAACGGCCGGGATGCGTCCCTGGCTGCTGCTGCTGGTCGGAGCCTACGGCACGCAGCTGGTGCTGGGCGTCGCCAATGTGCTGGCATGGCTGCCCCTGTGGCTGGCCCTGCTGCATACCGCCGGGGCGGTGGCGCTGGTGGTGGCCATGACCCTGGCCCTGTGGCACTGGCGCTGGTCGACGGTGTCGGCGGGCGTCGTCTCGATGGGTGTATCCGCAACGAACGAGGAGTTGGCGCATGTCTGA
- a CDS encoding DUF2970 domain-containing protein — MWQAIKSVLAAFLGVQKDERRREDFESERPGTFIVAGIIMGVVFVLLVAFVAVMAAR, encoded by the coding sequence ATGTGGCAAGCGATCAAGTCGGTGCTGGCAGCCTTCCTGGGTGTGCAGAAGGACGAACGGCGGCGTGAGGATTTCGAGTCCGAGCGCCCCGGCACCTTCATCGTGGCGGGGATCATCATGGGGGTGGTGTTCGTGCTGTTGGTGGCCTTCGTGGCGGTGATGGCTGCGCGATGA
- a CDS encoding CidA/LrgA family protein, whose protein sequence is MPLIIGMSMLLVCQFAGELVAKGLTLPIPGPVIGMVILLVALMIRGQVPSSLRLAGEGLLHYLTLLFVPAGVGLMVHFELIGADFWPIVVTLLVSTAVTLGMTAWILERLQRRFSLGSGQEGDDR, encoded by the coding sequence ATGCCGTTGATCATAGGAATGAGCATGCTGCTGGTGTGCCAATTCGCTGGGGAACTGGTGGCGAAGGGACTGACGCTGCCAATACCGGGGCCGGTGATCGGCATGGTGATCCTGCTGGTCGCGCTGATGATCCGTGGCCAGGTGCCGTCGAGCCTGCGCCTGGCAGGGGAGGGGCTGCTGCATTACCTGACGTTGCTGTTCGTGCCTGCCGGCGTGGGCCTGATGGTGCATTTCGAGCTGATCGGGGCCGATTTCTGGCCGATCGTGGTGACCCTGCTGGTCTCCACGGCCGTCACCCTCGGGATGACCGCCTGGATACTCGAGCGGCTGCAGCGCCGCTTCAGCCTGGGTAGCGGTCAGGAGGGGGATGATCGATGA
- a CDS encoding LrgB family protein, with amino-acid sequence MNVASFDQLWVYLSGNPLLSLLVTLLVFALAVRINAAVGGTPLLHPVTLSIALLISLLLLVDMDYATYFEGAQFIHFLLGPATVALAIPLYDHRERVRRLLWPLLMACGVGVFTAVSSTLALATLLGADTKTLLSLAPRSVTSPIAMGIAEQIGGIPSLAAGLVLLTGSIGCALGPWIFRLLRIKDPAVQGFTLGMAAHGFGTAHAFARIGAVAGAFSGLAMGLSGLVTAFVLPLITGMLGIG; translated from the coding sequence ATGAATGTCGCGTCCTTCGACCAGTTGTGGGTCTACCTCTCGGGGAACCCTCTGCTCTCCCTGCTGGTGACCCTGCTGGTCTTCGCTCTGGCGGTGAGGATCAACGCCGCCGTGGGCGGCACGCCGCTGCTCCACCCGGTCACGCTGTCCATCGCGCTGCTGATTTCCCTGCTGCTGCTGGTGGACATGGACTATGCCACCTATTTCGAGGGGGCCCAGTTCATCCACTTCCTGCTGGGACCTGCCACGGTAGCTCTGGCGATCCCGCTGTACGACCATCGCGAGCGTGTGCGCCGCCTGCTGTGGCCATTGTTGATGGCCTGCGGAGTGGGGGTCTTCACCGCCGTCTCCTCAACCCTGGCCTTGGCGACGCTCCTCGGCGCGGACACCAAGACACTGCTGTCGCTGGCGCCGCGGTCGGTGACCTCGCCGATCGCCATGGGGATCGCCGAGCAGATCGGCGGCATTCCCTCGCTCGCCGCCGGCCTGGTGCTGCTGACCGGCTCCATCGGCTGCGCCCTGGGGCCCTGGATCTTCCGGCTGCTTCGCATCAAGGATCCGGCGGTGCAGGGTTTCACCCTGGGGATGGCGGCCCACGGTTTCGGCACGGCTCATGCCTTCGCGCGCATCGGCGCCGTGGCCGGCGCCTTCTCGGGCCTGGCCATGGGGCTGTCGGGCCTGGTCACGGCCTTCGTGCTGCCGTTGATCACAGGCATGCTCGGCATCGGCTGA
- a CDS encoding SURF1 family protein, with translation MKASEAVSHRRPALARRVGWWGFWSCLVALGLALGLWQWERAADKRDYLARLAAAPRLEAPAETPPPGARLVLRGEYLAAETLFLDNRTHEGRLGVAPLTPFRDLQGRRWLVQRGFLATGPTRDAPSIETPGGVVTLEGRWQASGDATPLFGPNHVGNRLQRIDLSAWGAGFAHAGWLHLEEGPGHLESWWQPSVVPPERHLGYALQWWGLALAALVIMLVGARRQARGPDPMSIPSKESPR, from the coding sequence ATGAAAGCGTCGGAAGCGGTCAGTCATCGCCGTCCTGCCTTGGCGCGACGGGTCGGATGGTGGGGGTTCTGGTCCTGCCTGGTGGCGCTCGGCCTCGCTCTGGGACTATGGCAGTGGGAACGTGCCGCCGACAAGCGGGATTACCTGGCTCGCCTGGCCGCCGCTCCCCGGTTGGAGGCGCCTGCCGAGACCCCGCCGCCCGGAGCCCGCCTGGTCCTGCGAGGAGAGTACCTGGCCGCCGAGACGTTGTTTCTCGACAACCGGACCCATGAGGGGCGCCTCGGGGTGGCGCCCCTCACCCCCTTCCGTGATCTCCAGGGTCGGCGTTGGCTGGTCCAGCGCGGCTTCCTGGCGACCGGTCCGACCCGCGACGCCCCCTCGATCGAGACGCCCGGGGGCGTTGTGACGCTAGAGGGGCGCTGGCAGGCGTCGGGCGACGCCACCCCGCTGTTCGGTCCTAACCACGTGGGCAATCGCCTGCAGCGCATCGACCTCTCGGCCTGGGGGGCGGGCTTCGCCCATGCCGGCTGGCTGCACCTCGAGGAGGGGCCGGGCCATCTCGAGTCCTGGTGGCAGCCCAGCGTGGTGCCACCGGAACGCCACCTGGGCTATGCCCTGCAGTGGTGGGGGCTGGCCCTCGCCGCCCTGGTGATCATGCTGGTGGGCGCGCGTCGTCAGGCACGCGGCCCCGATCCGATGTCCATCCCGAGCAAGGAGAGTCCTCGATGA
- a CDS encoding cytochrome c oxidase subunit 3 — MSGGSYYVPESSKWPILGSLSLGAMMVGAGTLLVHGLAGMPVMVLGLLAILSVMTLWFRDVIRESRSGLYDAQMDRSFRWGMGWFIFSEVMFFAAFFGALYYVRTFALPWLDGEGAKGVAALLWPDFTASWPLMNPPDTAIEGPHQTFSPWHLPLVNTLILVSSSITLTIAHEGIKEGFRDSARFWLTVTVLLGLFFITIQGFEYYEAYSHYGITLQAGIYGATFFLLTGFHGLHVIIGTIILAVMLWRVRQGHFTADDHFAFEAGAWYWHFVDVVWIGLFTFVYVF, encoded by the coding sequence ATGAGTGGTGGCAGCTACTATGTACCCGAGTCCAGCAAGTGGCCGATCCTTGGGTCGCTCTCGCTGGGCGCGATGATGGTCGGCGCAGGCACCCTGCTGGTGCACGGCCTGGCGGGCATGCCGGTGATGGTGCTCGGCCTGCTGGCCATCCTCTCGGTGATGACGCTGTGGTTTCGCGATGTCATCCGGGAGTCGCGAAGCGGCCTCTATGACGCCCAGATGGATCGCTCCTTCCGCTGGGGGATGGGCTGGTTCATCTTCTCGGAGGTGATGTTCTTCGCCGCCTTCTTCGGTGCGCTCTACTACGTGCGCACCTTCGCTCTGCCGTGGCTGGACGGGGAGGGCGCCAAGGGGGTCGCGGCACTGCTGTGGCCAGACTTCACCGCCTCCTGGCCGCTGATGAACCCGCCGGATACCGCCATCGAGGGCCCCCACCAGACCTTCAGCCCCTGGCACCTGCCGCTGGTCAACACCCTGATCCTCGTGAGCTCCAGCATCACGCTGACCATCGCCCACGAGGGCATCAAGGAGGGCTTCCGGGACAGCGCCCGCTTCTGGCTCACCGTCACGGTGCTGCTCGGCCTCTTCTTCATCACCATCCAGGGGTTCGAGTACTACGAGGCCTATTCCCATTACGGGATCACCCTGCAGGCCGGCATCTACGGGGCCACCTTCTTCCTGCTCACCGGCTTCCACGGGCTTCACGTGATCATCGGGACCATCATCCTGGCGGTGATGCTGTGGCGCGTGCGTCAGGGCCACTTCACGGCCGACGATCACTTCGCCTTCGAGGCGGGGGCCTGGTACTGGCACTTCGTCGATGTGGTGTGGATCGGCCTGTTCACGTTCGTCTATGTCTTCTGA